One Kitasatospora sp. NBC_01287 DNA window includes the following coding sequences:
- a CDS encoding IclR family transcriptional regulator, translating into MSRTVGRALALLTELAEGERSLDQLAELIGVHKTTVLRLLQSLEESRLVYRDGAYRYHLGAGLFALSSRALEQRSVRRPAAPRLAELSAATGQTVHLAALEGGEVVYIDKYESRQPVRMYSRIGLPVPMHCAAVAKVLLADLPLTERQALVRTLEFTPFTDRTLTTPKALLAELAQVEQQGWAQDRAEHESFMNCVAAPVRDATGRVVAAASLSVPDLVLPYEQVLELLPQLLATTAEISAACGSP; encoded by the coding sequence ATGAGCCGGACCGTGGGCCGCGCCCTGGCGCTGCTGACCGAACTGGCCGAGGGCGAGCGCTCCTTGGACCAGCTGGCGGAGCTGATCGGCGTGCACAAGACCACCGTGCTGCGGCTGCTGCAGAGCCTGGAGGAGTCGCGCCTGGTCTACCGCGACGGCGCCTACCGCTACCACCTGGGCGCCGGACTGTTCGCCCTCTCCAGCCGCGCCCTGGAGCAGCGCTCGGTGCGCCGCCCCGCCGCCCCCCGGCTGGCCGAGCTGAGCGCGGCCACCGGCCAGACCGTGCACCTGGCGGCGCTGGAGGGTGGCGAGGTGGTCTACATCGACAAGTACGAGTCCCGCCAGCCGGTGCGGATGTACTCCAGGATCGGCTTGCCGGTGCCGATGCACTGCGCGGCGGTGGCCAAGGTGCTGCTCGCCGACCTGCCGCTGACCGAGCGTCAGGCTCTGGTCAGAACGCTGGAGTTCACACCCTTCACGGACCGCACGCTGACCACCCCGAAGGCCCTGCTCGCCGAGCTGGCCCAGGTCGAGCAGCAGGGCTGGGCGCAGGACCGGGCCGAGCACGAGTCGTTCATGAACTGCGTGGCGGCCCCGGTCCGGGACGCGACCGGCCGGGTGGTCGCCGCCGCCTCGCTCTCGGTCCCCGATCTGGTCCTCCCCTACGAGCAGGTCCTGGAACTGCTGCCCCAGCTGCTCGCCACCACCGCCGAGATCTCCGCCGCCTGTGGCTCCCCCTGA
- a CDS encoding RidA family protein, whose translation MSEKTQPLGEKTEIRTTGAPAPAWVFSQGVRKGPILQVSGQGPQDPATGAYLYEGDVRAQTRRTLENVKAVLTAGGASVADVVMFRVYLTERGHFAAMNEVYADFLTENLPAGAVKPCRTTVFVELPHEVMLVEIDAQAVLD comes from the coding sequence ATGAGCGAGAAGACCCAGCCACTCGGCGAGAAGACCGAGATCCGCACCACCGGCGCCCCGGCCCCGGCCTGGGTGTTCTCCCAGGGCGTGCGCAAGGGCCCGATCCTGCAGGTCTCCGGCCAGGGCCCGCAGGACCCGGCGACCGGCGCCTACCTGTACGAGGGCGACGTGCGGGCGCAGACCCGGCGGACCCTGGAGAACGTCAAGGCGGTGCTGACCGCGGGCGGCGCGAGCGTGGCGGACGTGGTGATGTTCCGCGTCTACCTGACCGAGCGCGGCCACTTCGCGGCGATGAACGAGGTGTACGCCGACTTCCTGACCGAGAACCTGCCCGCCGGGGCGGTCAAGCCCTGCCGCACCACCGTCTTCGTCGAACTGCCGCACGAGGTGATGCTGGTCGAGATCGACGCGCAGGCCGTGCTCGACTGA
- a CDS encoding thioesterase family protein produces MTTGRNAHVLRCPTRWADVDQNGHINNARLVGYIQEGIYDLFHHHARAVRDSLFPAGFLIARHEIDYLEQLHHQPDPLLVRLTVERLGRSSAHVRVDVCRDPFTYMTARTVVVARDRATGRSRKLSSSERRFLSDYLTVTPSVMADSKPLSARPVVHQGAPGRGPSAPSRSKVPLPSRLPARVLCRV; encoded by the coding sequence ATGACCACCGGTCGCAACGCCCACGTCCTGCGCTGCCCCACCCGCTGGGCCGATGTCGACCAGAACGGGCACATCAACAACGCCCGGCTGGTCGGCTACATCCAGGAGGGAATCTACGACCTCTTTCACCACCACGCGCGGGCGGTGCGGGATTCGCTCTTTCCGGCCGGATTCCTGATCGCGCGGCACGAGATCGATTATCTGGAACAGCTGCACCACCAGCCCGACCCGCTGCTGGTCCGGCTGACGGTGGAACGGCTCGGCCGCAGTTCCGCACACGTGCGGGTGGACGTCTGCCGTGACCCGTTCACCTACATGACGGCCCGCACCGTGGTGGTGGCCCGGGACCGGGCCACCGGGCGGTCACGCAAGCTCAGCTCCTCGGAGCGGCGCTTCCTCTCCGACTACCTGACGGTCACACCGTCGGTGATGGCGGACAGCAAGCCGCTCTCGGCCCGCCCGGTGGTCCACCAGGGGGCGCCCGGACGCGGCCCGAGCGCCCCGTCCCGCAGCAAGGTTCCGCTGCCCAGCCGACTGCCGGCCCGGGTGCTCTGCCGGGTCTGA